In one window of Arachis ipaensis cultivar K30076 chromosome B06, Araip1.1, whole genome shotgun sequence DNA:
- the LOC107646144 gene encoding uncharacterized protein LOC107646144 isoform X1 has protein sequence MPLFEITNAQLSLQCPLYSSLRAPMPYHINLKGSSISLTFGNDHCLPCAWNKLRKENLSVVPFRLPRGTRTGTLLIKAVATFEPKILPHKRDECTHSTDLHLATANSAPGVHLDSCDEESQELDEREKLRRMRISKANKGNTPWNKGRKHSPETLLKIRERTRLAMQNPKIKMKLANLGHAQTTETRLKIGAGVKMGWDRRLRKKMLQEACCFEWQNLIAEASRKGYAEQEELQWNSYGILDKQLKQEWSECVEQRKQMVRPPGSKRAPKSPEQRRKIAEAIAAKWADPGYRERVCSGLAKYHGGEAGAEKKPRRRPSDGSHSKKKKPIMRKDTNTSTRVGSSSKIGTKSDSLKKITSPVFKDPFVNSKLEMIKNIRAQRAAAETGQAQVIERARLLIAEAEKAAKALEVAATKSPIAQASLIESRKLIAEAIQALESIDAEEMSESDVSSVASSDFNEEGSASEFLSQSLKSHVNGHKAFSSNDYKFSEDFGELSKEMQVDGDLELGLTSTNGCITVPCLNSHTRESGPSNEQGETEEDESRKCETQLSPSAVEIQPTKDEAQCKSPSASKKWVRGRLVEVA, from the exons ATGCCTTTATTTG AGATAACAAATGCACAGCTAAGCTTGCAATGTCCTTTGTATTCATCGCTGAGGGCACCAATGCCGTATCACATTAACTTGAAAGGCTCATCCATTTCTTTGACCTTTGGCAATGACCACTGTCTTCCCTGTGCTTGGAACAAGCTTAGAAAGGAAAACTTGAGTGTCGTCCCTTTTCGCCTTCCCAGGGGGACGAGGACGGGGACGCTTCTCATTAAGGCTGTTGCTACCTTTGAACCAAAGATTTTGCCTCACAAACGAGACGAATGCACACACTCCACCGACTTGCACCTTGCTACTGCCAACTCAGCACCAGGGGTTCACCTTGACTCTTGTGATGAAGAATCACAAGAGCTTGACGAGAGGGAGAAGTTGAGAAGAATGAGAATTTCCAAAGCTAATAAAGGAAACACCCCATGGAACAAAGGAAGAAAGCATAGTCCTG AAACTTTGCTCAAAATCAGGGAAAGAACAAGGCTTGCTATGCAGAATCCTAAG ATAAAAATGAAGCTGGCTAATCTTGGGCATGCACAGAC CACAGAAACAAGACTGAAGATAGGCGCTGGAGTGAAAATGGGATGGGATAGGAGGCTTAGAAAAAAGATGTTGCAGGAGGCATGTTGTTTTGAGTGGCAGAATTTAATTGCGGAAGCTTCAAGAAAAGGATATGCTGAGCAGGAAGAGCTGCAGTGGAATTCCTATGGAATCTTGGATAAACAGCTGAAGCAAGAGTGGTCAGAGTGTGTTGAACAAAGGAAACAAATGGTGAGGCCACCAGGTAGCAAACGAGCGCCCAAGTCTCCTGAGCAGAGAAGAAAAATCGCAGAAGCTATTGCTGCAAAATGGGCTGATCCA GGATATCGCGAGAGAGTTTGCTCTGGGTTAGCCAAGTATCATGGTGGCGAAGCTGGGGCCGAAAAGAAACCTAGAAGAAGGCCAAGTGATGGTTCACACTCCAAAAAGAAGAAACCTATAATGAGAAAAGATACTAATACTAGCACTCGCGTCGGTAGCAGCTCCAAAATCGGGACTAAGAGTGACTCTTTGAAAAAAATCACGTCCCCTGTCtttaaggatccttttgtaaatTCCAAGCTTGAGATGATAAAGAACATTAGAGCACAAAGAGCTGCTGCAGAAACTGGACAAGCTCAAGTCATTGAACGAGCAAG ATTATTGATCGCCGAAGCCGAGAAAGCTGCCAAGGCACTTGAGGTTGCTGCAACAAAGAGTCCCATTGCGCAAGCTTCGTTGATAGAAAGCAGAAAGCTTATTGCCGAAGCTATTCAGGCACTTGAATCCATTGATGCAGAGGAGATGAGCGAGAGTGATGTTTCATCGGTTGCATCGAGTGATTTCAATGAGGAAGGGTCGGCTTCTGAATTTCTAAGCCAATCACTTAAGTCTCATGTAAATGGTCACAAAGCATTTTCATCAAATGACTACAAGTTCTCTGAAGATTTTGGCGAGTTATCCAAGGAGATGCAAGTAGATGGTGATTTAGAACTTGGGCTAACAAGCACCAATGGTTGCATTACCGTACCTTGTTTGAATAGTCATACAAGGGAATCAGGTCCATCAAATGAACAAGGGGAGACAGAAGAGGATGAAAGCAGAAAATGCGAGACGCAACTTTCGCCGTCTGCGGTGGAAATTCAGCCTACTAAAGATGAAGCACAATGTAAATCGCCATCAGCAAGTAAAAAGTGGGTTCGCGGAAGGCTCGTTGAAGTGGCTTAA
- the LOC107646144 gene encoding uncharacterized protein LOC107646144 isoform X2 translates to MPLFEITNAQLSLQCPLYSSLRAPMPYHINLKGSSISLTFGNDHCLPCAWNKLRKENLSVVPFRLPRGTRTGTLLIKAVATFEPKILPHKRDECTHSTDLHLATANSAPGVHLDSCDEESQELDEREKLRRMRISKANKGNTPWNKGRKHSPETLLKIRERTRLAMQNPKIKMKLANLGHAQTTETRLKIGAGVKMGWDRRLRKKMLQEACCFEWQNLIAEASRKGYAEQEELQWNSYGILDKQLKQEWSECVEQRKQMVRPPGSKRAPKSPEQRRKIAEAIAAKWADPGYRERVCSGLAKYHGGEAGAEKKPRRRPSDGSHSKKKKPIMRKDTNTSTRVGSSSKIGTKSDSLKKITSPVFKDPFVNSKLEMIKNIRAQRAAAETGQAQVIERARLLIAEAEKAAKALEVAATKSPIAQASLIESRKLIAEAIQALESIDAEEMSESDVSSVASSDFNEEGSASEFLSQSLKSHVNGHKAFSSNDYKFSEDFGELSKEMQVDGDLELGLTSTNGCITVPCLNSHTRESGPSNEQGETEEDESRKCETQLSPSASKKWVRGRLVEVA, encoded by the exons ATGCCTTTATTTG AGATAACAAATGCACAGCTAAGCTTGCAATGTCCTTTGTATTCATCGCTGAGGGCACCAATGCCGTATCACATTAACTTGAAAGGCTCATCCATTTCTTTGACCTTTGGCAATGACCACTGTCTTCCCTGTGCTTGGAACAAGCTTAGAAAGGAAAACTTGAGTGTCGTCCCTTTTCGCCTTCCCAGGGGGACGAGGACGGGGACGCTTCTCATTAAGGCTGTTGCTACCTTTGAACCAAAGATTTTGCCTCACAAACGAGACGAATGCACACACTCCACCGACTTGCACCTTGCTACTGCCAACTCAGCACCAGGGGTTCACCTTGACTCTTGTGATGAAGAATCACAAGAGCTTGACGAGAGGGAGAAGTTGAGAAGAATGAGAATTTCCAAAGCTAATAAAGGAAACACCCCATGGAACAAAGGAAGAAAGCATAGTCCTG AAACTTTGCTCAAAATCAGGGAAAGAACAAGGCTTGCTATGCAGAATCCTAAG ATAAAAATGAAGCTGGCTAATCTTGGGCATGCACAGAC CACAGAAACAAGACTGAAGATAGGCGCTGGAGTGAAAATGGGATGGGATAGGAGGCTTAGAAAAAAGATGTTGCAGGAGGCATGTTGTTTTGAGTGGCAGAATTTAATTGCGGAAGCTTCAAGAAAAGGATATGCTGAGCAGGAAGAGCTGCAGTGGAATTCCTATGGAATCTTGGATAAACAGCTGAAGCAAGAGTGGTCAGAGTGTGTTGAACAAAGGAAACAAATGGTGAGGCCACCAGGTAGCAAACGAGCGCCCAAGTCTCCTGAGCAGAGAAGAAAAATCGCAGAAGCTATTGCTGCAAAATGGGCTGATCCA GGATATCGCGAGAGAGTTTGCTCTGGGTTAGCCAAGTATCATGGTGGCGAAGCTGGGGCCGAAAAGAAACCTAGAAGAAGGCCAAGTGATGGTTCACACTCCAAAAAGAAGAAACCTATAATGAGAAAAGATACTAATACTAGCACTCGCGTCGGTAGCAGCTCCAAAATCGGGACTAAGAGTGACTCTTTGAAAAAAATCACGTCCCCTGTCtttaaggatccttttgtaaatTCCAAGCTTGAGATGATAAAGAACATTAGAGCACAAAGAGCTGCTGCAGAAACTGGACAAGCTCAAGTCATTGAACGAGCAAG ATTATTGATCGCCGAAGCCGAGAAAGCTGCCAAGGCACTTGAGGTTGCTGCAACAAAGAGTCCCATTGCGCAAGCTTCGTTGATAGAAAGCAGAAAGCTTATTGCCGAAGCTATTCAGGCACTTGAATCCATTGATGCAGAGGAGATGAGCGAGAGTGATGTTTCATCGGTTGCATCGAGTGATTTCAATGAGGAAGGGTCGGCTTCTGAATTTCTAAGCCAATCACTTAAGTCTCATGTAAATGGTCACAAAGCATTTTCATCAAATGACTACAAGTTCTCTGAAGATTTTGGCGAGTTATCCAAGGAGATGCAAGTAGATGGTGATTTAGAACTTGGGCTAACAAGCACCAATGGTTGCATTACCGTACCTTGTTTGAATAGTCATACAAGGGAATCAGGTCCATCAAATGAACAAGGGGAGACAGAAGAGGATGAAAGCAGAAAATGCGAGACGCAACTT TCGCCATCAGCAAGTAAAAAGTGGGTTCGCGGAAGGCTCGTTGAAGTGGCTTAA